One Edaphobacter flagellatus genomic region harbors:
- a CDS encoding VWA domain-containing protein: MTLGQQAAQQTTEASAAQQVPDAPRPQVSLPTRDSIRPGMGTTTTSNGDQPAGQDQAPPSSLPSSAAQEKLDDGPPPELPAAGQGPGSFTLRVQTNFVEVPFTVKDNKGRLVPGITWREVRVYENNVPQRISLFTVDPWPLSVALVIDQSLTPDNMTKVNNSLSALQGAFAPYDEVAVFTYNNGPRMRTDFTAAQSPRLTFTLETSKATGREPYMNMGGPMAQTNTLNGRVFDPNTAPVRNSPSIELKVPKEVHTLNDAILEAAKATAKAGKGRRRVIYVISDGKEYGSQAKTKDVIHYLQANKISVYGTLVGDSSIPVVGFLDKIHVPFQMRDNVLLTYTNATGGNLEAEFRQKGIEQSFQKIFEEVRTQYTIGYYTHEPFIDGKYRTLDVRVLRPSLTVLAKKGYYPTASDAGPTNVVTPKQ; encoded by the coding sequence ATGACGCTCGGGCAGCAGGCTGCTCAACAGACAACAGAGGCTTCGGCGGCACAACAGGTTCCCGATGCACCGCGGCCGCAGGTGTCCCTGCCCACACGTGATTCTATCCGCCCTGGCATGGGCACAACGACAACCTCGAATGGAGACCAGCCTGCTGGCCAGGATCAGGCGCCTCCGAGCAGCCTTCCCTCCTCTGCCGCGCAGGAAAAGCTGGACGACGGTCCTCCGCCGGAACTGCCCGCTGCCGGACAAGGACCTGGTTCTTTTACGCTCCGCGTACAGACGAACTTCGTTGAAGTTCCTTTTACGGTCAAGGACAACAAAGGCAGGCTGGTTCCCGGCATCACATGGCGTGAGGTGCGGGTTTATGAGAACAATGTTCCGCAGAGGATCAGCCTTTTCACGGTCGATCCGTGGCCGCTCTCGGTGGCTCTTGTCATCGACCAGAGCCTGACCCCCGACAACATGACAAAGGTGAATAATTCGCTGTCGGCGCTGCAGGGCGCGTTTGCTCCGTATGACGAGGTGGCGGTCTTCACATATAACAACGGCCCCCGCATGAGAACGGACTTTACGGCAGCTCAAAGCCCGCGTTTGACCTTCACGCTTGAGACCTCGAAGGCTACGGGACGTGAGCCTTACATGAACATGGGCGGTCCGATGGCGCAGACGAATACGCTCAACGGTCGCGTCTTCGATCCCAATACAGCTCCAGTTCGCAACAGCCCTTCGATCGAGCTGAAGGTTCCGAAGGAAGTGCATACGCTGAACGACGCCATTCTTGAGGCGGCGAAGGCTACGGCAAAGGCCGGCAAGGGCCGCCGACGCGTGATCTACGTGATCAGTGACGGCAAGGAATACGGCAGCCAGGCGAAGACGAAGGATGTCATCCATTATCTGCAGGCGAACAAGATTTCTGTCTATGGCACGCTGGTTGGCGACTCTTCCATACCTGTAGTCGGGTTCCTCGACAAGATTCATGTACCGTTCCAGATGAGGGACAACGTCCTGCTGACCTACACCAACGCAACGGGCGGCAACCTTGAGGCGGAGTTCCGTCAAAAGGGTATCGAACAGAGCTTCCAGAAGATCTTCGAAGAGGTCCGCACGCAGTACACGATCGGCTACTACACGCACGAACCGTTTATCGACGGCAAGTACCGCACGCTGGATGTGCGCGTGCTGCGGCCGAGCCTGACGGTGCTCGCCAAGAAGGGTTATTACCCGACGGCGAGCGATGCGGGTCCGACGAACGTGGTGACTCCGAAGCAGTAA
- a CDS encoding DMT family transporter has translation MLEANALLALAAAVLWGIGDFSGGMGAKYAIGSSASPQNDSLIRSLRGAMRVVLTSHAASFTVLVLIATLRGDAFPHGAPLACGLMAGLMGGLSLTGFYVALAQGAMGAPAAISGLLAAAIPAAVSIAHEGSPGWLKIAGFTIAGCAIWMIAAGENPESVPVSAVTTWLAIGSGAGFGVYFVALKYAAAAGFFWPMATARIGSLTTCSTILLVTAAAARGSSSAKGWLPRKAVFWALTTALGDTSGNLLFMAATRAGRLDVASVLASLYPASTILLAAWTLHERPTRRQGLGMLVAAAAVVMITL, from the coding sequence ATGCTTGAAGCAAATGCACTGCTTGCCCTGGCAGCCGCTGTACTGTGGGGCATTGGGGATTTCTCTGGCGGGATGGGAGCCAAGTACGCGATTGGCTCCTCCGCCAGCCCTCAGAACGATTCCCTTATCCGTTCGCTGCGCGGCGCGATGCGCGTCGTGCTGACGAGCCATGCGGCCAGCTTTACAGTCCTTGTCTTAATAGCCACGTTGCGCGGCGATGCGTTTCCGCATGGCGCTCCGCTGGCCTGCGGCCTGATGGCCGGGCTGATGGGCGGCCTGTCGCTGACGGGCTTCTATGTCGCGCTGGCGCAGGGAGCGATGGGCGCTCCGGCGGCGATCAGCGGATTGCTGGCGGCTGCGATTCCGGCGGCTGTCTCGATCGCTCATGAAGGCTCACCGGGCTGGCTGAAAATAGCGGGCTTTACGATTGCAGGGTGCGCGATCTGGATGATTGCAGCGGGTGAGAATCCAGAGTCGGTTCCGGTTTCGGCTGTCACGACATGGCTTGCGATCGGCTCGGGCGCGGGCTTCGGAGTGTACTTTGTTGCGCTGAAGTATGCCGCAGCGGCCGGGTTCTTCTGGCCGATGGCGACGGCGAGGATCGGGAGCCTGACGACGTGTTCGACGATCCTGCTGGTGACGGCGGCGGCGGCACGCGGCAGCAGTTCCGCAAAAGGCTGGCTACCGCGCAAAGCTGTGTTTTGGGCGCTGACGACGGCCTTGGGCGATACGTCAGGCAATCTGCTGTTTATGGCGGCGACGCGGGCTGGACGGCTGGATGTGGCTTCCGTGCTGGCGTCGCTTTATCCGGCTTCGACGATCCTGCTGGCTGCGTGGACGCTGCACGAGCGGCCGACCCGGCGGCAGGGCCTGGGGATGCTGGTTGCGGCGGCGGCGGTGGTGATGATCACGCTCTGA
- a CDS encoding DUF6640 family protein: MNRTHIAKILLTFVLLGGAILSFVLDWSSNHLLNPLWHPHARYHSAILLFLFAGVAATATWLLWRRTQEPAAAFTAATLLSLSYWTPFFYVPTLLPISSYWAGIPGHEPHVHGRIIYPNLIVVGLFIVVTLAAWWLSQNDVKPPKTTSDSFQSK; this comes from the coding sequence TTGAACCGTACTCATATCGCAAAAATTCTTCTCACCTTCGTCCTTCTGGGAGGAGCCATCCTGTCCTTCGTGTTGGACTGGAGTTCCAATCATCTCCTGAATCCGCTCTGGCATCCTCACGCCCGCTATCACTCGGCTATTCTGCTATTTCTCTTCGCAGGAGTAGCTGCTACCGCTACTTGGCTCCTCTGGCGGCGAACGCAGGAGCCGGCTGCAGCTTTCACCGCGGCCACTCTTCTATCCCTCTCCTACTGGACCCCGTTCTTCTATGTACCCACCCTTCTACCCATCTCTTCCTATTGGGCGGGAATCCCCGGTCATGAACCCCATGTCCACGGCAGAATCATCTATCCCAACCTTATTGTCGTAGGCCTCTTCATTGTCGTGACGCTCGCCGCATGGTGGCTAAGTCAAAACGATGTCAAGCCCCCTAAAACCACAAGCGATTCATTCCAAAGCAAATAA
- a CDS encoding TetR/AcrR family transcriptional regulator — MIEKKKAHGRRGGRQSRRGEIVAAATELLQERGLHGVTTRAIAERVPCSEGAIYVHFRDRLELILAVLEESLPEMLVPLHALRERIGVGTVEENLATAVEGLLRFHQKVVGMLCSLVTEPDLRTRFRESMGDRGPERGIRTLAEYIAEEQALGRISGEIDAPGAAYGLMAGAFFHTFTEALLGREKKLDVAGLVKSVLR; from the coding sequence ATGATCGAAAAAAAGAAGGCTCATGGGCGACGTGGGGGACGGCAGAGCCGTCGAGGAGAGATTGTGGCCGCCGCAACGGAGCTTTTACAGGAACGCGGACTTCATGGAGTCACGACACGGGCGATTGCGGAGCGAGTCCCCTGCTCGGAAGGAGCGATTTATGTGCATTTCAGGGATCGACTGGAGTTGATTCTGGCCGTTCTGGAGGAATCTTTGCCAGAGATGCTGGTTCCTTTACACGCGCTCAGAGAGAGGATTGGTGTGGGGACAGTGGAGGAGAATCTAGCGACCGCAGTGGAAGGGCTGTTGCGCTTCCACCAGAAGGTTGTTGGAATGCTTTGTTCGCTGGTGACGGAGCCTGATCTGCGTACCCGGTTTCGGGAGTCAATGGGGGACCGTGGGCCGGAACGTGGGATTCGTACTTTGGCGGAGTACATCGCGGAAGAGCAGGCACTAGGGAGGATTTCGGGCGAGATCGATGCTCCAGGAGCCGCGTATGGGTTGATGGCTGGGGCTTTCTTTCACACCTTTACGGAAGCGCTGCTGGGACGAGAGAAAAAGCTGGATGTGGCGGGACTGGTCAAGAGCGTTCTGCGGTGA